Proteins from a single region of Chryseobacterium scophthalmum:
- the amaB gene encoding L-piperidine-6-carboxylate dehydrogenase, producing the protein MSKKIKDFGIEKSLKNLGIKDENKGTSTGGKFFASGKSIESYSPADGRLIAKVKLSNEKDYDKVIESAQKAFLEFRTVPAPKRGEIVRQLGQKLREYKDDLGKLVSYEMGKSLQEGLGEVQEMIDICDFAVGLSRQLHGYTMHSERPGHRMYEQYHPLGIVSIITAFNFPVAVWAWNTALAWICGNVTIWKPSEKTPLCAIACQNIMNEVLAENNLSEGISSVLVADHTIGQKLVDDKRVALVSFTGSTRVGRMVSSKVAERFGKSILELGGNNAIIISKDADLDMSIIGAVFGAVGTAGQRCTSTRRLIIHESVYDEVKNRLAKAYGQLKIGNPLDENMHVGPLIDVQAVNQYELAIEKCKKEGGKFVVEGGVLTGKDYESGCYVKPCIAEVKNSYEIVQHETFAPILYLIKYKTLEEAIAIQNDVPQGLSSAIMTQNLREAELFLSHAGSDCGIANVNIGTSGAEIGGAFGGEKETGGGRESGSDVWKYYMRRQTNTINYTASLPLAQGIKFDL; encoded by the coding sequence ATGTCAAAGAAAATCAAAGATTTCGGAATTGAAAAATCATTAAAAAATTTAGGAATCAAAGATGAAAATAAAGGAACTTCTACGGGAGGGAAATTTTTTGCATCAGGAAAATCTATAGAAAGTTATTCTCCGGCAGACGGAAGATTAATCGCCAAAGTAAAACTATCAAACGAGAAAGATTACGACAAAGTAATCGAATCTGCTCAAAAAGCATTTCTGGAATTCAGAACGGTACCTGCTCCAAAAAGAGGAGAAATTGTACGTCAGCTTGGGCAAAAATTAAGAGAATACAAAGACGATCTTGGAAAGCTTGTTTCTTACGAAATGGGAAAATCTTTACAGGAAGGTCTTGGTGAAGTACAGGAAATGATAGACATCTGCGATTTTGCAGTAGGTTTATCAAGACAGCTTCACGGTTATACAATGCATTCTGAAAGACCAGGTCACAGAATGTACGAGCAATATCATCCGCTTGGAATTGTAAGCATCATCACAGCATTCAACTTTCCGGTAGCAGTTTGGGCTTGGAACACAGCTTTAGCTTGGATTTGTGGAAACGTTACCATCTGGAAACCATCAGAAAAAACTCCGCTTTGTGCGATTGCATGTCAGAATATTATGAATGAAGTTTTAGCAGAAAACAATCTTTCTGAAGGAATTTCAAGTGTATTGGTTGCAGATCACACAATCGGGCAAAAATTGGTTGACGATAAGCGCGTTGCTTTGGTTTCATTCACTGGTTCTACAAGAGTAGGAAGAATGGTTTCTTCTAAAGTTGCTGAAAGATTTGGTAAATCAATCTTAGAATTAGGAGGAAATAATGCCATCATTATTTCTAAAGATGCAGATCTTGATATGTCAATTATCGGAGCTGTTTTCGGAGCTGTAGGAACTGCAGGACAAAGATGTACATCTACAAGAAGACTGATTATTCATGAATCTGTTTATGATGAAGTGAAAAACCGTTTGGCAAAAGCTTACGGACAGTTAAAAATCGGAAATCCGTTGGATGAAAATATGCATGTTGGACCGCTTATCGATGTTCAAGCTGTAAATCAGTACGAACTGGCAATCGAAAAATGTAAAAAAGAAGGCGGAAAATTCGTTGTTGAAGGGGGTGTTTTAACAGGTAAAGATTACGAATCTGGTTGTTATGTAAAACCTTGTATCGCTGAAGTTAAAAATTCTTACGAAATCGTACAGCACGAAACTTTTGCACCGATTTTATATTTAATCAAATACAAAACTTTAGAAGAAGCAATTGCGATTCAGAATGATGTTCCGCAAGGTTTATCTTCAGCAATTATGACTCAGAATTTGAGAGAGGCAGAATTATTCCTTTCTCATGCAGGTTCAGATTGTGGAATTGCCAATGTAAATATCGGAACTTCCGGTGCCGAAATTGGTGGAGCTTTCGGTGGTGAAAAAGAAACAGGAGGTGGTAGAGAATCTGGTTCTGATGTTTGGAAATACTACATGAGAAGACAAACCAATACTATTAACTATACTGCAAGTCTTCCATTGGCTCAAGGAATTAAATTTGATCTTTAA
- the ccsA gene encoding cytochrome c biogenesis protein CcsA, whose product MKKIQDILISTRTMAVLLLVYAFSMAYATFLENDYGTPAAKALIYEAKWFELIMLLLIINFCGNINRYRLWKREKWPLLVFHLAFVFIFIGGAITRYISFEGQMTIREGETSNEIVTDKQFFKIQIEDKGDVLNYQDVPYLMSPLHKDFKATYDFHGKQVKVKTLDYVQRKKDSLVADANGAEYLHLVSTAEMGRQNIYIKSGETKSINGTLVTFNRAIDGAVEFKQENGQILIKTPVDATYMTMATQATGNTAKDQYQPLVLRSLYSINELKLVVPEGLKKGKLMAFEGDKKKDQNVPDAMTIEIEGPKTKQIVELSVERGNPNAYKQVTMDGLNIMVGFGPKIYTTPFAIKLDDFVMETYPGSSSPSAYESHVKIIDEGKQTPYKIYMNNVLNYKGYRFFQASYTPDRMGTLLSVNHDYWGTLISYIGYAFLFGGMFVMFFWKGTHFWKLNKMLKDINKKRAATVVLLFLSLTLSAQKIEMHGTNDGSGEHVHVEGDGHTHEVAPQATQSQGNQQNSNSLAAPLTKMRIISPDEIISRNKISKEHADQFGYLLVQNYEGRIVPVNTQALDILRKLYQKDKFKGTDGKYLTAEQWFLSINTDTPSWTMVPLIKVDSKGGKALLKRVKANEDGYTTLMNLFPSDANGNLTYILDEEYNTAFRKKPALQSEYDKEVIKLNEKVQIFNEFFSGQFMRIVPVKNDPNHTWHSWLDQKMEPDMESQKVMGPYFAEALQAQKTGDWSKADAELKKLSDYQQKWGKAVVPSKEKVDLEVFINKANINFFLLIFYTIVGGLVFILGFVELFKPTKILNNIIKGIIYLGLVGYVVHFLGLIARWYISGHAPWSNGYEAIIFISWIGVSAGMMFYFGFGNPKLKQQDSENKLSNKNHSNALIPAAGFMVAVIMMGFAHGAVALNPQITPLAPVLKSYWLVVHVAIIVSSYGFFALSMIIAVITLIFYIITDKKQFKLHNDSTLKELAIVSEMSLTIGLFALTVGNFLGGIWANESWGRYWSWDPKETWAFISIMVYAFVLHMRLVPGLRSRWAFSVATMFAFCSMVMTYFGVNYYLSGLHSYAAGDPVPIPAWVYIGLAAMFTLALVSYFKFVALKKK is encoded by the coding sequence ATGAAGAAGATCCAAGATATTCTTATTTCAACCAGAACAATGGCAGTTCTATTGCTGGTTTACGCATTTTCCATGGCTTATGCGACGTTCCTAGAAAACGATTACGGAACGCCTGCTGCAAAAGCCTTAATTTATGAAGCAAAATGGTTTGAGCTCATTATGCTTCTCCTCATTATCAACTTTTGTGGGAACATTAACCGTTACCGCCTTTGGAAAAGAGAAAAATGGCCACTTTTGGTTTTTCACCTTGCCTTTGTTTTTATTTTTATTGGGGGTGCGATTACAAGATACATCAGTTTTGAGGGGCAAATGACGATCAGAGAAGGTGAAACTTCAAATGAAATCGTTACCGACAAACAATTCTTTAAAATTCAGATTGAAGATAAAGGTGATGTGTTGAATTATCAAGATGTTCCTTATTTAATGTCACCATTACACAAAGACTTTAAAGCAACTTATGATTTCCACGGAAAACAGGTTAAAGTAAAGACTTTGGATTATGTTCAGAGAAAAAAAGACAGCTTAGTTGCTGATGCGAATGGTGCAGAATATCTTCATTTGGTATCTACTGCAGAAATGGGAAGACAAAATATTTACATCAAATCCGGAGAAACAAAATCAATCAACGGAACTTTGGTTACTTTCAACAGAGCTATTGACGGAGCTGTAGAATTTAAGCAAGAAAACGGACAGATTTTGATCAAAACTCCTGTTGATGCAACGTACATGACGATGGCAACTCAGGCAACCGGAAATACGGCTAAAGATCAATATCAGCCTTTGGTTTTAAGAAGTCTTTATAGCATTAACGAATTAAAGTTAGTTGTTCCTGAAGGTCTTAAAAAAGGGAAATTAATGGCTTTTGAAGGCGACAAAAAGAAAGATCAGAATGTTCCTGACGCAATGACGATAGAAATAGAAGGCCCGAAAACGAAACAAATCGTAGAGCTTTCTGTGGAAAGAGGAAATCCGAATGCCTACAAACAGGTAACAATGGATGGGTTGAATATTATGGTTGGGTTTGGTCCTAAAATTTATACCACTCCTTTTGCTATAAAATTAGATGATTTTGTAATGGAAACTTACCCTGGAAGTTCATCTCCAAGTGCATACGAAAGTCACGTAAAAATCATCGACGAAGGAAAACAGACTCCTTATAAAATCTATATGAATAACGTTCTTAATTATAAAGGTTACCGTTTTTTCCAGGCAAGTTATACGCCGGATAGAATGGGAACTTTACTTTCTGTAAACCACGATTATTGGGGAACTTTGATTTCTTACATCGGTTATGCATTCTTATTCGGAGGTATGTTTGTAATGTTTTTCTGGAAAGGAACACATTTCTGGAAACTTAATAAAATGCTGAAAGACATTAATAAGAAAAGAGCTGCAACAGTTGTTTTATTATTCTTGAGCTTAACGTTAAGCGCTCAGAAAATTGAAATGCATGGAACAAACGATGGAAGCGGAGAACATGTACATGTAGAAGGAGATGGTCATACTCATGAAGTGGCTCCTCAAGCAACTCAATCACAGGGAAATCAGCAGAATTCTAATTCTTTAGCTGCTCCTTTGACGAAAATGAGGATAATTTCGCCGGACGAGATTATTTCGAGAAATAAAATCAGTAAAGAACATGCAGATCAGTTTGGTTATCTTTTGGTGCAGAATTACGAAGGAAGAATTGTTCCGGTTAATACACAGGCTTTAGATATTTTAAGAAAGCTTTATCAAAAAGATAAGTTTAAAGGAACTGACGGAAAATACTTAACAGCTGAACAATGGTTTTTGTCAATTAATACAGATACACCAAGCTGGACAATGGTTCCTCTTATAAAAGTGGATTCGAAAGGAGGGAAAGCACTTTTAAAACGTGTGAAGGCAAACGAAGATGGTTATACAACTTTGATGAATCTTTTCCCATCTGATGCTAACGGAAACCTAACTTATATTTTGGATGAAGAATATAACACAGCATTCCGTAAAAAACCGGCATTACAGTCTGAGTATGACAAGGAAGTTATTAAATTAAACGAAAAGGTTCAGATTTTTAATGAGTTTTTCAGTGGACAATTTATGAGAATCGTTCCGGTAAAAAATGACCCAAACCATACTTGGCATTCTTGGCTTGACCAGAAAATGGAACCAGATATGGAATCTCAAAAAGTAATGGGACCTTATTTTGCAGAAGCACTTCAGGCTCAAAAAACAGGAGATTGGAGCAAAGCAGATGCTGAATTAAAAAAACTTTCAGACTATCAGCAGAAATGGGGGAAAGCAGTTGTTCCTTCAAAAGAGAAAGTTGATTTAGAGGTTTTTATCAATAAAGCAAACATTAACTTTTTCTTATTAATTTTCTACACTATCGTTGGTGGTTTGGTATTTATTTTAGGTTTTGTAGAATTATTTAAACCTACCAAAATTCTTAATAATATCATTAAAGGAATTATTTATCTTGGTCTTGTAGGTTACGTTGTACACTTTTTAGGACTGATTGCAAGATGGTATATTTCTGGTCACGCTCCTTGGAGTAACGGTTACGAAGCAATTATTTTCATTTCATGGATAGGAGTTTCAGCAGGGATGATGTTCTATTTCGGATTCGGAAATCCAAAATTGAAACAACAAGATTCTGAAAATAAATTATCAAATAAAAACCATTCTAATGCATTAATTCCGGCAGCAGGGTTTATGGTTGCGGTAATCATGATGGGCTTTGCTCACGGAGCAGTAGCACTTAACCCGCAGATTACACCTTTGGCACCGGTTCTTAAATCTTATTGGCTGGTTGTACACGTTGCTATTATTGTATCGAGTTACGGTTTCTTTGCATTGTCGATGATTATTGCTGTAATTACACTGATATTTTATATCATTACAGATAAAAAACAGTTCAAATTGCATAATGATTCGACATTAAAAGAATTGGCAATTGTATCTGAAATGTCTTTAACAATCGGACTTTTTGCATTAACCGTAGGAAACTTCTTAGGTGGAATCTGGGCGAATGAATCTTGGGGAAGATACTGGAGCTGGGATCCAAAAGAAACGTGGGCATTTATCTCAATTATGGTATATGCATTTGTTTTACACATGAGATTGGTTCCGGGATTGAGAAGCAGATGGGCATTCAGCGTAGCGACAATGTTTGCTTTCTGTTCTATGGTAATGACGTATTTCGGAGTAAATTATTACTTAAGTGGACTTCACTCTTATGCAGCAGGAGACCCTGTTCCAATTCCGGCTTGGGTATATATCGGTTTAGCGGCCATGTTTACTTTAGCATTAGTATCTTACTTTAAGTTTGTTGCTTTAAAGAAAAAATAA
- a CDS encoding PDZ domain-containing protein: MIETEDVDKNWSVGSIYEESDAYKKGLRHNDEIIEINNKSVKKLNIENFAYKLKPNQKLKLKVKRQNEYFEIDTYLNFFLKRDE; the protein is encoded by the coding sequence TTGATTGAAACAGAAGATGTAGATAAAAACTGGTCTGTTGGCAGTATATATGAAGAAAGTGATGCTTATAAAAAAGGATTAAGACATAATGACGAAATTATAGAAATCAATAACAAATCCGTTAAAAAATTAAATATAGAAAATTTTGCTTATAAACTTAAACCTAACCAAAAATTAAAACTCAAAGTTAAACGCCAAAACGAATATTTTGAAATTGATACATATTTAAATTTTTTCCTGAAAAGAGATGAGTAA
- a CDS encoding SPFH domain-containing protein encodes MEKTLKPMSGYLALVISLLLLGGSAYLFIYGINDGENPDITYIIISIISFFITCFLLKGLMIIQPNHSRVLNFFGKYVGSVKDNGMFFINPLYSSQKMSLRSENLQGQTLKVNDKMGNPIEIAVVMVWKVGDTYKAAFDVERYSDFVKMQSEAAVRHLAMSFPYDNLEDDHAPITLREGGEKINSILEQELTDRLSKAGIIIQEARISHLAYASEIAGAMLQRQQATAIVAARTKIVEGAVGMVDLALKKLSEENIVELDDERKAAMVSNLMVVLCGEKAAQPILNAGTLYN; translated from the coding sequence ATGGAAAAAACTTTAAAACCAATGTCAGGTTATTTGGCACTCGTAATCTCTCTTCTTTTATTGGGAGGTTCAGCTTATCTTTTCATTTATGGTATTAATGATGGAGAAAATCCGGATATCACTTATATCATTATTTCAATTATTTCATTTTTTATTACCTGCTTTTTATTGAAAGGTTTAATGATTATTCAACCTAACCATTCAAGAGTTTTAAATTTCTTTGGGAAATATGTAGGTTCTGTAAAAGACAACGGAATGTTTTTTATTAATCCTCTTTATTCATCTCAAAAAATGTCTCTACGTTCGGAAAACTTGCAGGGACAGACTTTGAAGGTAAACGATAAAATGGGTAATCCTATCGAAATCGCGGTTGTTATGGTTTGGAAAGTAGGAGACACCTACAAAGCTGCATTTGATGTCGAAAGATATTCAGATTTTGTAAAAATGCAGAGTGAAGCAGCAGTTCGTCATTTGGCAATGAGCTTCCCTTACGATAACTTGGAAGACGATCACGCTCCAATTACTTTAAGAGAAGGCGGTGAGAAAATCAATTCAATTCTTGAGCAGGAATTAACAGACAGACTCTCAAAAGCAGGAATTATCATTCAGGAAGCAAGAATTTCGCATTTAGCTTACGCATCTGAAATTGCAGGAGCAATGCTTCAAAGACAACAGGCAACAGCAATTGTAGCAGCAAGAACTAAAATTGTAGAAGGCGCAGTAGGAATGGTAGATTTAGCTTTAAAGAAACTTTCGGAAGAAAATATTGTTGAATTGGATGACGAAAGAAAAGCAGCAATGGTAAGTAATTTAATGGTTGTTCTCTGTGGTGAAAAAGCAGCACAGCCAATTTTAAATGCAGGAACATTGTATAATTAA
- a CDS encoding GNAT family N-acetyltransferase, which yields MNNKNEIHFRKANATDIDIIWEIIQQSIERRRKDGSDQWQNGYPNLQTVESDIEKGFGHVLTVNNDVAVYVALIFNDEPAYSSIEGAWLTTGEFVVVHRVAISENFAGQGLAKKLFDYIEDFTKSQNVLSIKVDTNYDNLAMLKILESKGYSYCGEVVLAGGVRKAYEKVLII from the coding sequence ATGAATAATAAAAACGAAATCCATTTTAGAAAAGCAAATGCAACCGATATAGATATTATTTGGGAAATTATTCAGCAATCCATCGAACGCAGAAGAAAAGATGGTAGTGATCAATGGCAAAACGGATATCCCAATTTACAAACCGTAGAAAGTGATATTGAAAAAGGATTTGGTCATGTTTTGACAGTCAATAATGATGTTGCGGTTTACGTTGCACTGATTTTCAATGACGAACCAGCCTACAGTTCAATTGAAGGAGCCTGGTTAACAACAGGAGAATTTGTTGTTGTTCATAGGGTAGCCATTTCAGAAAATTTTGCCGGTCAAGGACTTGCCAAAAAACTTTTCGATTATATTGAAGATTTCACAAAATCTCAGAATGTTTTAAGTATCAAAGTTGATACAAACTATGACAACCTTGCCATGCTTAAAATTTTAGAGTCTAAAGGTTATTCCTATTGTGGCGAAGTTGTTCTTGCAGGTGGTGTAAGAAAAGCTTATGAAAAAGTACTTATTATTTGA
- the lat gene encoding L-lysine 6-transaminase, whose protein sequence is MNNILEIQSNKVKETVGKHVLADGFDFVMDIENSHGSWIHDSVSGKNFLDMFSMFGSASIGYNHPYLVEKSDWLGKMAVNKPTLADVYSKEYAHFLEVFERVVLPKELQYAFFIEGGALGVENAMKACFDWKTRKNFEKGLDIEAGICIHFRQAFHGRSGYTLSLTNTSDPRKYQYFPMFEWPRILNPKLHFPITEENLEETIKNENLALIQITEAILANPDKVACIIIEPIQAEGGDNHFRDEFFVGLRNICDEHEVLLIFDEVQTGIGITGKMWAFEHLSIRPDIISFGKKTQVCGVLANKEKFDEIPNNVFRESSRINSTFGGNFIDMLRFQLVMEVIEKENLLENANIVGEYLLEGLQNLAQKYPEKLSNARGKGLMCAIDLPSGEQRDHIRNELYNDGLIILACGDQSIRFRPHLNVTTEEIQIALDKIENNINKI, encoded by the coding sequence ATGAACAATATATTAGAAATTCAGTCAAATAAAGTAAAAGAAACAGTAGGTAAACACGTTTTGGCAGACGGTTTTGATTTTGTAATGGATATCGAAAACTCTCACGGATCTTGGATTCACGATTCAGTTTCAGGGAAAAACTTCCTGGATATGTTTTCAATGTTTGGCTCAGCTTCTATTGGATACAATCATCCTTATTTGGTTGAAAAGTCTGATTGGCTGGGAAAAATGGCAGTCAACAAACCTACTTTGGCAGATGTTTATTCTAAAGAATATGCTCATTTTCTTGAAGTTTTCGAAAGAGTTGTTTTACCTAAAGAATTGCAGTATGCTTTTTTTATTGAAGGCGGAGCTTTAGGTGTTGAAAATGCGATGAAAGCATGTTTCGACTGGAAAACAAGAAAAAATTTCGAAAAAGGATTAGATATTGAAGCTGGAATCTGCATCCATTTCAGACAGGCATTTCACGGAAGAAGCGGTTATACTTTAAGTTTAACCAATACTTCAGACCCAAGAAAATATCAGTATTTCCCGATGTTTGAATGGCCAAGAATTCTTAATCCTAAATTACATTTCCCAATCACAGAAGAGAATTTAGAAGAAACGATTAAGAACGAAAATTTAGCGTTAATTCAAATTACAGAAGCAATTCTTGCAAATCCTGATAAAGTTGCTTGTATTATTATTGAGCCAATACAAGCTGAAGGTGGTGATAATCATTTCAGAGACGAATTCTTTGTTGGTTTAAGAAATATCTGCGACGAGCATGAGGTTTTATTAATTTTCGATGAAGTACAAACGGGAATCGGAATTACCGGTAAAATGTGGGCTTTTGAACACTTAAGCATAAGACCGGATATTATCTCTTTCGGTAAAAAAACTCAGGTTTGTGGAGTTTTAGCAAATAAAGAAAAGTTTGACGAGATACCCAATAACGTTTTCAGAGAAAGCTCAAGAATCAATTCAACTTTTGGCGGTAACTTTATTGATATGTTGCGTTTCCAATTGGTGATGGAAGTTATCGAAAAAGAAAACCTTTTAGAGAACGCCAATATTGTAGGTGAATATCTTTTGGAAGGTCTGCAAAATTTAGCTCAGAAATATCCTGAAAAATTATCTAATGCAAGAGGAAAAGGTTTGATGTGCGCAATAGATTTACCTTCGGGCGAACAAAGAGATCACATCAGAAATGAGCTGTATAATGATGGTTTAATCATTCTTGCTTGTGGAGATCAGTCAATAAGATTCAGACCACATTTGAATGTTACAACAGAGGAAATTCAGATTGCTTTAGATAAAATTGAAAACAACATTAATAAAATTTAA
- a CDS encoding GbsR/MarR family transcriptional regulator, whose protein sequence is MKKSLEVDEKIFQDAVKFYGTVLNLPPLASKIYSYLIFDFDKVGITFDEFVEVFSASKSSVSTNLNLLISSELIIDVNKMDERKRYFFANDDYKKIRFEKIVQKMQDELKLLDDLKNFRKTEHKEDDERIEVYKALLNKNITNIQESLNKL, encoded by the coding sequence ATGAAAAAAAGTCTAGAAGTAGATGAGAAAATATTTCAGGATGCTGTGAAGTTTTACGGCACTGTTCTCAATCTGCCGCCTCTGGCTTCAAAAATTTATTCCTACCTCATTTTCGATTTTGATAAGGTGGGAATTACCTTTGATGAGTTTGTTGAAGTCTTTTCAGCAAGCAAAAGCTCGGTTTCTACCAATCTTAATTTACTTATTAGCTCAGAATTAATCATTGACGTTAATAAAATGGATGAAAGAAAGCGTTATTTTTTTGCCAACGATGATTATAAAAAAATAAGGTTTGAAAAAATTGTTCAAAAAATGCAGGATGAATTGAAACTGTTAGACGATCTAAAAAACTTCAGAAAAACAGAGCATAAAGAAGACGACGAAAGAATTGAAGTCTACAAAGCTCTTTTAAATAAAAACATAACAAATATTCAGGAATCTCTTAATAAACTATAA
- a CDS encoding Arc family DNA binding domain-containing protein, whose protein sequence is MKSEKAQNSPENKSKKSFVIRIDESTYKLLEKWANDEFRSVNGQIEYLLNQNLINAGRKKKE, encoded by the coding sequence ATGAAATCAGAAAAAGCTCAGAACTCTCCCGAAAACAAAAGCAAAAAATCTTTCGTGATAAGGATAGATGAGTCTACCTATAAACTTCTTGAAAAATGGGCAAATGACGAGTTTAGAAGCGTCAACGGGCAGATTGAGTATCTTCTTAATCAGAATTTAATCAATGCCGGGAGAAAGAAAAAAGAATAA